Proteins encoded by one window of Cloeon dipterum chromosome 2, ieCloDipt1.1, whole genome shotgun sequence:
- the LOC135937048 gene encoding proton channel OtopLc-like — protein MAQPQLCAHHQRSFALNHKPPTISETGGGEEPEVEAAHTSRPSLLELALHNSSQRFWVQQDVISPLLTPAPVAPAGRSQRSFSLPFIQKPNEFELASHKQSGDGLFTTISALYGKLLVVMGIAFPMAEVISTHVPVSYYEGFYLYLYFVSLIFLFSMYCISFPTVRPLKSLPGQRKFGGERTADEDESDEAAQQKLWRLPRRQTMRYGSFYLRMGAVAFGIGSMIYSGLEFGQYFELKKNTKCHNVYLALTPLTRMAFIIAQMMFIFMKNIRFESRPQLRLVLRFGLMHMIATNLCVWLNVLIQETKHEILTFYDPNNNNFSAVLSHNNSLHERRHRRGLVERHDLFECRRTNIMGSLVQNASPFLFPCTIEYSLICCVILYAIWKNVVTSPAGKTQPGGNTRSSVRSAGKIVSHQTSQHFSVDCANAHRGLFSGILVLVFTIISLIMFFVLLKEEEFQLIAIYEFNICELTLYVSTTVACLCCMFQMRNLKYDMRRNLDLDNILLVIAQTGLYIYSMFSIIAGFFSVEVTRPGILITAAFSLIQTTCQTIFLLDAWWRRCSTAQDMRRKPGRQLVTFMLVTNMAMWTVNRLENTRADFHPVELRFYGVWAWTIITHVSMPLAIFYRFHSTVCLCEIWKSTYKMRLVP, from the exons ATGGCACAGCCACAACTCTGTGCGCATCACCAAAGAAGCTTTGCACTCAATCACAAGCCGCCAAC CATCTCTGAGACCGGGGGCGGCGAGGAGCCCGAAGTGGAAGCCGCCCACACGAGTCGGCCCAGTCTGCTGGAATTGGCGCTGCACAACTCGAGCCAGCGCTTCTG GGTGCAGCAGGACGTGATATCGCCATTGTTGACGCCAGCCCCTGTCGCCCCCGCGGGTCGCTCGCAGAGGTCGTTCAGTCTGCCCTTCATACAAAAGCCTAACGAGTTCGAATTGGCCTCTCACAAGCAGAGCGG GGATGGTCTTTTCACCACGATTTCTGCCCTTTATGGTAAATTGCTGGTTGTCATGGGGATCGCGTTCCCAATGGCAGAGGTTATTTCCACGCATGTTCCTGTGTCGTATTACGAG GGGTTTTACTTGTACCTGTATTTCGTCAGtctgatttttctcttcagcATGTATTGCATCTCTTTTCCGACCGTCCGTCCTTTGAAATCGCTGCCAG GCCAAAGGAAGTTCGGCGGCGAAAGGACCGCCGACGAAGATGAAAGTGACGAGGCGGCCCAGCAAAAATTGTGGCGACTTCCTAGAAGGCAGACCATGCGATACGGCAGCTTTTATCTGCGCATGGGGGCAGTCG CATTCGGAATAGGAAGCATGATCTATTCGGGGCTGGAGTTTGGGCAGTATTTCGAGCTGAAGAAAAACACAAAGTGCCACAACGTCTACCTGGCGCTGACCCCACTGACCAGAATGGCCTTCATTATAGCCCAaatgatgtttatttttatgaaaaatatt CGATTTGAGTCGAGACCGCAGTTGCGGCTGGTCCTTCGTTTCGGACTGATGCACATGATAGCCACAAATCTCTGCGTTTGGTTGAAcgttttaattcaagaaacAAAGCACGAAATCCTTACATTTTACGACccaaacaacaataatttttcagcag TTTTGAGTCACAACAATAGTCTCCACGAGAGAAGACACAGGCGCGGCCTTGTCGAAAGACACGACCTCTTTGAGTGCAGAAGGACCAATATCATGGGGTCTTTGGTACAGAACGCGAGTCCCTTCCTCTTCCCTTGCACCATCGAATACAGTCTGATCTGCTGTGTCATTCTGTACGCCATCTGGAAGAACGTGGTCACCTCGCCAGCCGGCAAGACGCAGCCCGGAGGAAACACGCGTTCCAGCGTGAGGTCGGCCGGCAAAATCGTGAGCCACCAGACGTCGCAGCACTTTTCCGTCGACTGCGCCAACGCTCACCGTGGCCTCTTCAGCGGCATTCTGGTGCTTGTTTTCACAATCATCTCGCTGATCATGTTCTTTGTGTTGCTCAAAGAGGAGGAGTTCCAGCTGATTGCCATCTACGAGTTCAACATTTGCGAGCTCACACTTTACGTTTCCACGACTGTCGCTTGCTTGTGCTGCATGTTCCAGATGAGGAACCTCAA ATACGACATGCGTCGTAACTTAGACTTGGACAACATCCTTCTTGTAATCGCCCAAACCGGCCTCTACATCTATAGCATGTTTTCCATCATCGCTGGTTTCTTTTCCGTGGAGGTAACTCGGCCAGGGATTTTGATCACCGCCGCTTTCTCGCTCATCCAAACAACGTGCCAGACTATTTTCCTGCTGGACGCCTGGTGGCGGAG GTGCTCGACAGCGCAAGACATGCGACGAAAGCCTGGCCGTCAGTTGGTGACATTTATGCTGGTGACCAACATGGCCATGTGGACGGTGAATCGGCTGGAAAACACGCGGGCCGATTTCCACCCCGTGGAGCTGCGTTTCTACGGCGTCTGGGCGTGGACCATAATAACTCATGTCAGCATGCCGCTGGCAATTTTCTACAGATTCCACTCAACAGTTTGCCTCTGCGAAATTTGGAAGAGCACTTACAAGATGAGACTGGTGCCTTGA
- the LOC135937049 gene encoding proton channel OtopLc-like, whose amino-acid sequence MVGRSNLALDLEAPEPRGRLNLTAEQLAKLEERNRRARKEGDDALTKTLSVFYCKMLVVLGIAFPVTEALAPKVASNIAYEAFYLFLYGGSVLFVLYMYATLTRDESEEEIPLNPPVLAAPLRTPVSESSASISRNRRRSSLFGIEIAPTWRQAPKAKIEEQEHVRYGSFYLRLGVAAFGICSVIFSALEFGRFFELRNEDECRNYFLAITPLCRITFVLIQMLFIFANNKLMEIYRYKVIAKFGLMHMIATNLCEWLYVLIEETKSDIYHIREKTFQHSLHDSSSIEYDDDDSSFEETFWSEGRDFPLNANWTSQECYKTNIMGNLLKDTSPYLFPCNVEYSLLCAVILAVMWKNVCGRSSKSLSRPRESGLNLIYSRSMSQFSVDCTSAYKGLFVGIVLAVITIMSLIMFFELVYLPGYSYSAVIQVNILECALFFSGTIAALVLVVKIQRISVQNNAGRFELEHILLVVTQSGVFLYSMFQVIGSVFSVELSDMETLAIINIILPIGAIVQSACQTLVLLDASRRRCNTPAQLKEKPGRQLVTFLLVTNLAIWALNRLKNGRVEFKPAQIEFYGKWSWAVITHVCVPLVVCYRFQSTVCLYEVWKRGYKLKPVAI is encoded by the exons ATGGTCGGCAGGAGCAACCTGGCCTTGGACCTGGAGGCCCCCGAGCCCCGGGGGCGGCTCAACCTCACCGCCGAGCAGCTGGCCAAGCTCGAGGAACGGAATCGACGGGCCAGGAAGGAAGGAGA CGATGCTCTGACCAAAACACTCTCCGTTTTCTACTGCAAAATGCTGGTGGTTTTGGGCATCGCTTTCCCCGTGACGGAGGCGCTGGCGCCGAAAGTCGCGTCCAACATCGCCTATGAG GCCTTTTATCTCTTCTTGTACGGCGGCAGCGTTCTGTTTGTCCTCTACATGTACGCCACCCTCACGAGAGACGAGTCCGAAGAGGAAATTCCGCTTAATCCACCGGTCCTTGCAGCCCCCTTGCGAACGCCGGTTAGCGAGTCGAGCGCTTCAATATCCA GAAATCGAAGAAGAAGCAGCTTGTTTGGAATAGAGATTGCACCAACATGGCGCCAAGCACCCAAGGCGAAAATTGAGGAACAGGAACACGTGCGCTACGGCAGCTTTTACTTGAGACTCGGAGTCGCTG cTTTCGGGATATGCAGTGTGATTTTTTCCGCGCTCGAATTTGGCAGATTTTTTGAGTTGAGGAACGAGGACGAGTGCCGAAACTACTTTTTAGCAATCACGCCACTTTGCCGGATCACGTTTGTGCTCATTCAGATGTTATTCATTTTCGCCAACAACAAG CTGATGGAGATCTACAGGTACAAAGTGATTGCAAAGTTTGGTCTGATGCACATGATCGCTACCAATTTGTGCGAATGGCTCTATGTGCTCATAGAGGAGACCAAAAGCGACATTTACCACATCAGAGAGAAGACTTTCCAGCACTCCCTCCACGATTCCAGCTCCATCGAGTATGACG ACGACGACTCGTCCTTTGAGGAGACTTTCTGGAGCGAAGGCCGAGATTTTCCGTTGAACGCAAACTGGACATCGCAAGAGTGCTATAAAACCAACATTATGGGCAATCTGCTGAAAGACACTAGTCCCTACTTATTTCCTTGCAATGTCGAGTACTCTTTGCTTTGTGCGGTCATCCTGGCTGTCATGTGGAAAAATGTGTGTGGCCGATCGTCGAAAAGCCTTTCACGTCCACGAGAGAGTGGCCTCAACTTGATTTACAG CCGTTCAATGAGCCAATTTTCTGTGGACTGCACTAGTGCGTACAAAGGACTTTTTGTCGGCATTGTTCTCGCTGTAATCACAATCATGTCGCTCATCATGTTCTTTGAGCTCGTCTATTTGCCAGGCTATTCTTACTCAGCGGTCATTCAA GTCAACATTTTGGAATGTGCCTTGTTCTTCTCTGGAACCATCGCGGCATTGGTTTTGGTGGTTAAAATTCAGAGAATCAGTGTTCAGAACAATGCAGGCCGGTTCGAGTTGGAGCATATTTTGCTAGTGGTCACCCAGTCAGGAGTGTTTCTGTACTCCATGtttcag GTAATAGGATCAGTATTTTCTGTGGAGTTGAGCGACATGGAAACCCTCGCAATTATCAACATCATTCTGCCGATCGGTGCCATCGTGCAGAGCGCGTGTCAAACGCTGGTTCTCCTTGACGCCTCTCGCCGTCGGTGCAATACGCCTGCCCAGCTGAAGGAAAAACCTGGACGACAGCTGGTGACTTTCCTGTTGGTGACCAATCTGGCGATCTGGGCGCTAAATAGGCTGAAGAATGGCAGGGTCGAGTTCAAACCGGCACAGATAGAGTTTTACGGGAAATGGTCGTGGGCGGTGATTACGCACGTCTGCGTTCCTCTCGTTGTTTGCTACCGATTCCAGTCGACGGTGTGTTTGTATGAAGTCTGGAAAAGAGGCTACAAGTTGAAGCCAGTAGCAATATga
- the LOC135935226 gene encoding 5-hydroxytryptamine receptor 7 isoform X2, translating into MNLLSINLLSCFLLPTLGALDLLRPSAISGAVGESSAAGILASSAIGVLCVAADQYRAVLRPLTYHGFRPMHAALASWFAGVVAASGALPGLSEETSLWKLEGFSLPPRLFRHYFAIAFVSLFFIIPVLTLMFLYGCIYAEAHRNSKRARRHVDPSTPISPPLLPQSTSKPRLVSSLKHRISNASLFRYREEARAARISFLVVFTCVVCWAPYCALLLLRTQLGLSIPPPALAASLALLSCTSLVSPALFAFRSRRLQREVARMLLCRGPQSYGGWRREITASLAPSCKAADVESPPDTSRSSFSSGTSTQGTSELE; encoded by the exons ATGAATCTGCTGTCCATCAACCTGCTGTCATGCTTTCTGCTTCCAACGTTGGGCGCCCTTGACCTTCTGCGGCCGAGCGCGATTTCAGGGGCCGTCGGTGAAAGCTCGGCGGCCGGAATACTGGCCAGCTCGGCCATCGGCGTGCTCTGCGTGGCTGCTGACCAGTACAGGGCGGTGTTGCGACCTCTGACCTACCACGGCTTCAGACCCATGCACGCCGCCCTCGCCTCGTGGTTCGCTGGAGTGGTCGCCGCGTCTGGAGCTCTGCCAG GTTTGAGCGAAGAGACGTCTTTATGGAAGTTGGAAGGCTTTTCCCTCCCGCCAAGACTGTTCCGTCACTACTTCGCCATCGCCTTTGTCAGCTTGTTCTTCATCATCCCCGTTTTGACCCTAATGTTTCTCTACGGCTGCATTTACGCTGAGGCCCACAGAAACAGCAAAAGGGCAAGACGCCACGTGGATCCTTCCACCCCCATCTCGCCACCGCTGCTGCCACAAAGCACATCAAAGCCAAGACTCGTCAGCTCTCTCAAACACCGCATTTCAAACGCCAGTTTATTCAG ataccGCGAAGAAGCAAGGGCTGCACGCATCTCCTTCCTTGTTGTGTTCACCTGCGTGGTGTGCTGGGCGCCGTACTgcgccctgctgctgctgcgcacCCAGCTGGGCCTCAGCATCCCTCCTCCGGCCCTGGCGGCCTCGCTGGCCCTTCTGTCCTGCACGTCGCTTGTCTCGCCGGCCCTGTTCGCCTTCCGCAGCCGACGGCTGCAGCGCGAGGTGGCTCGCATGCTGTTGTGCCGCGGGCCGCAGTCCTACGGCGGCTGGAGGCGTGAGATAACCGCCTCCTTGGCGCCCAGCTGCAAGGCGGCCGACGTCGAGAGCCCACCGGACACGTCGAGGAGTTCTTTTTCCAGCGGCACCAGCACGCAAGGCACCAGCGAATTGGAATGA
- the LOC135935226 gene encoding octopressin receptor isoform X1, which translates to MNLLSINLLSCFLLPTLGALDLLRPSAISGAVGESSAAGILASSAIGVLCVAADQYRAVLRPLTYHGFRPMHAALASWFAGVVAASGALPGLSEETSLWKLEGFSLPPRLFRHYFAIAFVSLFFIIPVLTLMFLYGCIYAEAHRNSKRARRHVDPSTPISPPLLPQSTSKPRLVSSLKHRISNASLFSILNFRYREEARAARISFLVVFTCVVCWAPYCALLLLRTQLGLSIPPPALAASLALLSCTSLVSPALFAFRSRRLQREVARMLLCRGPQSYGGWRREITASLAPSCKAADVESPPDTSRSSFSSGTSTQGTSELE; encoded by the exons ATGAATCTGCTGTCCATCAACCTGCTGTCATGCTTTCTGCTTCCAACGTTGGGCGCCCTTGACCTTCTGCGGCCGAGCGCGATTTCAGGGGCCGTCGGTGAAAGCTCGGCGGCCGGAATACTGGCCAGCTCGGCCATCGGCGTGCTCTGCGTGGCTGCTGACCAGTACAGGGCGGTGTTGCGACCTCTGACCTACCACGGCTTCAGACCCATGCACGCCGCCCTCGCCTCGTGGTTCGCTGGAGTGGTCGCCGCGTCTGGAGCTCTGCCAG GTTTGAGCGAAGAGACGTCTTTATGGAAGTTGGAAGGCTTTTCCCTCCCGCCAAGACTGTTCCGTCACTACTTCGCCATCGCCTTTGTCAGCTTGTTCTTCATCATCCCCGTTTTGACCCTAATGTTTCTCTACGGCTGCATTTACGCTGAGGCCCACAGAAACAGCAAAAGGGCAAGACGCCACGTGGATCCTTCCACCCCCATCTCGCCACCGCTGCTGCCACAAAGCACATCAAAGCCAAGACTCGTCAGCTCTCTCAAACACCGCATTTCAAACGCCAGTTTATTCAG tattttaaattttagataccGCGAAGAAGCAAGGGCTGCACGCATCTCCTTCCTTGTTGTGTTCACCTGCGTGGTGTGCTGGGCGCCGTACTgcgccctgctgctgctgcgcacCCAGCTGGGCCTCAGCATCCCTCCTCCGGCCCTGGCGGCCTCGCTGGCCCTTCTGTCCTGCACGTCGCTTGTCTCGCCGGCCCTGTTCGCCTTCCGCAGCCGACGGCTGCAGCGCGAGGTGGCTCGCATGCTGTTGTGCCGCGGGCCGCAGTCCTACGGCGGCTGGAGGCGTGAGATAACCGCCTCCTTGGCGCCCAGCTGCAAGGCGGCCGACGTCGAGAGCCCACCGGACACGTCGAGGAGTTCTTTTTCCAGCGGCACCAGCACGCAAGGCACCAGCGAATTGGAATGA
- the LOC135937047 gene encoding proton channel OtopLc-like: protein MDESAAIVSVASTCPCCNHAHTVQAAPTPPTSSSSNPAIPKSFQAIPRIPESAITPSASASNIPQQVQCNTRASLSGSQVLLNSITGGLFSGERRASTAWGSRLGLNERRPSGLLQMGNCGACGEQRRYLISILRGAQQQQTVVRSPVVLEPPTPMTALQKAGPNSTGNNSSSLVARSSTPPPPFYNELPARGARKERKIVCKAEKKDDGFSAGLSALYAKLLVVLGIALPVGEVLSDKVPATFDQIFYLYLYAGSIFFMMYMYATLLRERAAYSMVSSYSVDVEGDQREIYVRSQRKRSIPVMRYGSFYLRASAIAFGIGSMIYSGLEVSKYFELEYECRNILLALTPGTRMVLTIVQIQFIFLNNRIEMGRYKLIARFGLMHMVATNLCEWLYVLVEETKHEIHLLTHISHNTSTFLTRHDRAADLTGECTRYSILGSLVENASPYLFPCTIEYSLICAVILYEMWHNVHKVVARKKEEGRDDEKVNMHHFSVDCSGAHSGLFSGIIVLVVTAISLIMFFVLIREPTHADLAVFQVTMCELVLYALTSVAVLVCMIQMRSLEYRHGPQALDCVLIVVAQTGMYVYCLFSILGSYLSPNAPGGGFLAELVSLLQTTCQTIFILDAWWRRSENPGQVRKKPGRQLVTFLLAANLAMWTINSLEKNRAEFRPTHLEFYGVWAWTIITHVSMPLAVYYRFHSTVCLLEIWKTAYKLRPAEIEH, encoded by the exons ATGGACGAGTCGGCGGCGATCGTGTCGGTGGCGTCTACATGCCCGTGCTGCAACCACGCGCACACGGTTCAGGCGGCGCCTACGCCACCGACGTCCTCCAGTTCAAACCCAGCCATCCCGAAATCCTTCCAAGCAATTCCCCGAATTCCTGAGAGCGCGATAACGCCGTCGGCCAGTGCGTCAAACATCCCCCAACAAGTGCAATGCAACACGAGGGCCAGTCTGAGTGGCAGTCAAGTGCTGCTTAACAGCATAACCGGCGGATTGTTCTCAG gaGAAAGACGCGCATCGACAGCATGGGGCAGTCGCTTGGGTTTGAACGAGAGAAGGCCCTCCGGTCTTCTGCAAATGGGAAATTGTGGTGCTTGCGGGGAACAAAGGCGCTACTTAATAAG CATTTTGCGCGgggcccagcagcagcaaactgTGGTGCGCTCTCCTGTGGTCTTGGAGCCGCCAACACCCATGACGGCGTTGCAGAAAGCCGGCCCTAATTCCACCGGCAACAACTCTTCCTCGCTAGTAGCCAGGAGCTCGACGCCACCCCCACCCTTTTATAACGAGCTGCCCGCAAGGGGTGCGAGAAAGGAGAGGAAAATCGTTTGCAAAGCGGAAAAGAA GGATGATGGTTTTTCCGCAGGACTCTCAGCTTTGTACGCAAAGCTGCTCGTTGTTTTGGGGATCGCACTGCCTGTTGGAGAAGTTCTTTCCGATAAAGTCCCTGCCACTTTCGACCAA attttctaCCTCTACCTGTACGCGGGCAGCATCTTTTTTATGATGTACATGTACGCGACGCTGCTGAGGGAACGCGCCGCCTACTCGATGGTCAGCTCCTACA GTGTCGACGTTGAGGGAGATCAACGAGAAATTTACGTCCGCTCGCAAAGAAAGAGGAGCATCCCTGTGATGAGGTACGGAAGCTTCTACTTGCGAGCTAGTGCCATCG CTTTTGGCATTGGCAGCATGATTTATTCTGGCTTAGAagtatcaaaatattttgagctgGAGTACGAGTGTCGCAACATCCTTTTAGCTCTGACGCCAGGGACCCGAATGGTGCTAACCATCGTGCAAATCCAATTCATTTTCCTCAATAACAGG ATTGAAATGGGCAGGTACAAATTAATTGCTCGTTTCGGCTTGATGCACATGGTGGCCACAAATTTGTGCGAGTGGCTGTACGTGTTGGTGGAGGAGACCAAGCACGAAATCCACCTCTTGACGCACATTTCCCATAACACAAGCACCTTTTTGACCCGCCACGATAGGGCAGCCGACCTCACTGGCGAGTGCACGCGCTACAGCATCTTGGGCTCGCTCGTGGAGAACGCCAGCCCGTACCTCTTCCCCTGCACCATCGAATACAGCCTGATTTGCGCGGTGATCCTCTATGAAATGTGGCACAACGTGCACAAGGTGGTCGCCAGGAAAAAGGAGGAAGGTCGAGACGATGAGAAAGTTAATATGCACCACTTCTCTGTGGACTGCTCAGGAGCCCACAGTGGACTCTTCAGCGGAATCATTGTGCTCGTCGTAACTGCCATCTCTCTCATCATGTTCTTCGTGCTCATTAGAGAGCCTACGCACGCGGATCTCGCAGTTTTTCAG GTTACCATGTGTGAGCTCGTATTGTACGCATTGACATCAGTGGCCGTACTCGTGTGCATGATTCAGATGCGTAGCCTGGAGTATCGGCACGGTCCGCAAGCTTTGGATTGTGTTCTCATCGTTGTGGCACAAACGGGCATGTACGTGTACTGCCTTTTCTCCATCTTGGGCAGCTACCTCAGCCCCAACGCCCCCGGAGGCGGCTTTCTGGCCGAGCTGGTGTCACTGCTGCAAACAACCTGCCAGACGATTTTCATCTTGGACGCGTGGTGGCGGAGGAGCGAAAACCCTGGCCAAGTTCGCAAGAAACCCGGTCGCCAACTGGTCACTTTCCTGCTGGCGGCTAATTTGGCCATGTGGACGATCAACAGCCTGGAGAAGAACAGAGCCGAGTTCAGGCCGACCCACCTCGAGTTTTACGGAGTTTGGGCATGGACCATCATCACACACGTCAGTATGCCCCTGGCTGTTTACTACCGCTTCCACTCCACCGTTTGTCTCCTCGAAATTTGGAAGACGGCCTACAAACTCCGGCCGGCAGAGATCGAGCATTAA
- the Ass gene encoding argininosuccinate synthase: MPANSVILAYSGGLDTSCILAWLVEKGFQVTAYLADIGQEEDYVAVRKNALLLGAKEVVIDDLKSEFVCEFAWPGVACGLRYEGRYLLGTSLARPVICKGLVRAALERNIGHFAHGATGKGNDQVRFELGCAALAPHLKAIVPWRDAEFTRRFKGRQDLIAYAKAKGFPVPATPAAPYSTDANLLHISYESGMLEDPAVSAPKGIFNMTTDPEDAPDVAQDIEIGFEKGLPTSVKVLPDGAEVSKSPVELFTILNAVAGKHGVGRIDIVENRFIGLKSRGVYESPGMTVLFLAHLDLETFCLDREVLKAMRGLKDSMTDFVYNGFWFSPECNFVRDCLLRGQNDVNGKVKVRLFKGSVSVLSRKDSGSGSLYNQALVSMDEEGGFTPSDSTGFINCHALRLREYARYRSNLK; the protein is encoded by the exons ATGCCTGCGAACAGCGTAATTTTGGCCTACAGCGGAGGGCTTGACACTTCCTGCATTCTAGCCTGGCTCGTGGAAAAAGGTTTTCAGGTCACGGCCTACCTGGCGGATATAGGCCAGGAAGAGGACTACGTGGCGGTACGCAAGAACGCCTTGTTACTGGGAGCTAAAGAG GTAGTAATTGATGACCTGAAGAGCGAGTTCGTGTGTGAATTCGCGTGGCCTGGGGTGGCATGTGGCCTGCGATATGAGGGCCGATACCTTCTGGGCACAAGTTTGGCCAGGCCGGTGATCTGCAAGGGCCTGGTGCGAGCCGCCCTCGAGAGAAACATTGGCCATTTCGCCCACGGAGCCACTGGCAAAGGAAACGACCAAGTTAGGTTCGAACTTGGCTGCGCGGCTTTGGCACCTCACCtcaaa GCGATCGTACCTTGGAGAGATGCCGAGTTTACTAGGCGTTTCAAAGGACGTCAAGACCTGATTGCCTACGCCAAGGCGAAGGGATTCCCTGTGCCCGCCACTCCTGCTGCGCCATACAGCACCGACGCGAATCTCCTGCATATCAGCTACGAGTCGGGGATGCTGGAAGATCCGGCTGTGTCGGCTCCGAAGGGCATTTTCAACATGACGACCGATCCTGAGGATGCGCCTGATGTTGCGCAGGATATTGAAATTGGCTTCGAAAAGG GTCTGCCTACGAGCGTCAAAGTGCTCCCCGACGGAGCAGAAGTGAGCAAAAGCCCTGTGGAGCTATTCACCATTCTGAATGCCGTGGCTGGCAAGCACGGAGTCGGTCGTATTGACATTGTGGAGAACCGCTTCATTGGTCTCAAG TCACGCGGAGTGTATGAAAGCCCAGGAATGACTGTGCTCTTTTTGGCCCATTTGGATTTGGAAACGTTCTGCTTGGATCGCGAAGTTCTCAAGGCCATGAGAGGATTGAAAGATTCCATGACCGACTTCGTTTACAACG GATTCTGGTTCAGTCCAGAATGCAACTTTGTGCGCGATTGCTTGCTTAGAGGGCAGAACGACGTGAACGGCAAAGTTAAAGTGCGCCTTTTTAAAGGATCAG TCTCCGTTTTGAGTCGAAAGGATAGTGGCAGTGGATCGCTTTACAACCAAGCTCTTGTTTCGATGGACGAGGAAGGTGGATTTACTCCGTCTGACTCGACAGGCTTTATCAATTGCCATGCACTTCGTTTGCGCGAGTACGCCAGATACAGGAGTAATTTGAAGTGA